A DNA window from Jaculus jaculus isolate mJacJac1 chromosome 1, mJacJac1.mat.Y.cur, whole genome shotgun sequence contains the following coding sequences:
- the Foxe1 gene encoding forkhead box protein E1, which produces MTAESGPPPPPPPPQPEALAAVKEERGDATVAGSGVPAEATGRGGGGRRRKRPLQRGKPPYSYIALIAMAIAHAPERRLTLGGIYKFITERFPFYRDNPKKWQNSIRHNLTLNDCFLKIPREAGRPGKGNYWALDPNAEDMFESGSFLRRRKRFKRSDLSTYPAYMHDAAAAAAAAAAAAAAAAAIFPGAVPGARAPYPGAVYAGYAPAPLAAAPPPPPPVYYPAASPGPCRVFGLVPERPLSPELGPAASASAPGGSCAFASSGAAAGYPAAAGCSGARPANPSAYAAAYAGPDGAYPQGAGGALFAAGRLAAPASPSTAGGGGGGESAVDFYGRTSPGQFGAALGPCYNPAGQLGGGGGGGGGAYHVRHAAAYPGAVERFVSAM; this is translated from the coding sequence ATGACGGCCGAGAGCGGACCGCCGCCGCCACCCCCGCCGCCGCAGCCCGAGGCTCTGGCGGCCGTGAAAGAGGAGCGCGGCGACGCCACGGTGGCGGGCTCGGGGGTCCCGGCGGAGGCGACCGGCCGCGGCGGGGGTGGGCGCCGGCGCAAGCGCCCCCTGCAGCGCGGGAAGCCGCCCTACAGCTACATCGCGCTCATCGCCATGGCCATCGCGCACGCGCCCGAGCGCCGCCTGACGCTGGGGGGCATCTACAAGTTCATCACCGAGCGCTTCCCGTTCTACCGCGACAACCCCAAGAAGTGGCAGAACAGCATCCGCCACAACCTGACGCTCAACGACTGCTTCCTCAAGATCCCGCGCGAGGCGGGCCGCCCGGGCAAGGGTAACTACTGGGCTCTGGACCCCAACGCCGAGGACATGTTCGAGAGCGGCAGCTTCCTGCGCCGCCGCAAACGCTTCAAGCGCTCCGACCTGTCCACCTACCCGGCCTACATGCACgacgcggccgccgccgccgcagcagcagccgcagcagcggccgccgccgccgccatctTCCCGGGAGCCGTGCCCGGCGCGCGCGCGCCCTACCCGGGGGCCGTCTACGCGGGATACGCGCCCGCGCCCCTCGCCGCcgcgccgcccccgccgccgcccgtCTACTACCCCGCCGCGTCGCCCGGCCCCTGCCGCGTCTTCGGCCTGGTTCCCGAGCGACCCCTCAGCCCGGAGCTCGGCCCCGCCGCGTCGGCGTCGGCGCCCGGCGGCTCCTGCGCCTTCGCCTCGTCCGGCGCCGCTGCCGGCTACCCGGCGGCGGCCGGTTGCTCCGGGGCGCGGCCCGCCAACCCCTCGGCCTACGCGGCGGCCTACGCGGGCCCCGACGGCGCGTACCCGCAGGGCGCGGGCGGCGCGCTGTTCGCCGCCGGCCGCCTGGCCGCGCCCGCCTCGCCCTCCacggccggcggcggcggcggcggggagaGCGCGGTGGACTTCTACGGGCGCACGTCGCCCGGCCAGTTCGGAGCGGCGCTGGGGCCGTGTTACAACCCCGCGGGGCAGCTCGGAGGGGGTGGAGGAGGCGGCGGTGGGGCTTACCACGTCCGCCATGCCGCCGCCTACCCCGGCGCAGTGGAGCGCTTCGTGTCGGCCATGTGA